One Festucalex cinctus isolate MCC-2025b chromosome 1, RoL_Fcin_1.0, whole genome shotgun sequence genomic region harbors:
- the yeats2 gene encoding YEATS domain-containing protein 2 isoform X2 yields MSGIKRKIEDCDPDYEDVAQVQNSKRNKAAELSARDATVQKIEAIITEQFSLEMKNKEHEIDIISQRLNEARRMMDKLRACIVANFYANAGMTKLQESSKSDPAALNHPAIRRFLDFPSRSSSPLNQGSETPSLAQSESESLSQHGDATDKDGEGVWREDSGRHERRPGRNTGKDTFGVPTMLGNEQRMTCHTSGDEASRLYAKKTIVVGNVSKYIPPDKREENDQSTHKWMVYVRGSRKEPSIDHFVKKVWFFLHPSYKPNDLVEVSEPPFHLTRRGWGEFPVRIQIHFKDHRNKRIDIIHQLKLDRTYTGLQTLGAETVVDVELQRNSLGEEYVLLPSSSKVTRRANSPVTSQPCGRSSSPISYDSSFDKASVKAEACRSAGRHSSGLTAGERTPTRPKAADRITLGCHGNSAFQPITASCKIVPQGQPPSPADSPGKSFQPITMSCKIVSGSPISTPSHSPLPRTPTSSTPVHSKQSSSSVLNNPYVIVDKPGQVTGVASSSAASAGSPSAKQSAAQGTRSPAPKVHTGTFLSSGMKVIIKQEPGEVSTHQQQQQQMASTVTTQQQPAATASHQYVSVKGGHMISMSAQKQAGGGSGTATNKMLGIPVSSTLQSAVKQVAISSGQILVAKGNPSVSKVVGGKQVLAQGVAKAIVSGASGMSGQQATAKAGGGSSGKTGVMATLQLPANNLANLANLPPGTKLYLTTNSKNPSGKGKLLLIPQGAILRASNAGQQSQSSSSAGAGGGQTSSASSSSLPSNLSYTSYILKQTPQGTFLVGQPSQGSGKQGSSGAAAHTTSSPSTAPQQAIRVTAGQKAAILAQGAQVKLSDGSVKTVTAAGHLSKPGMTTLRVSGGVITAASSTPSAVSSVAAGNQQQASEGGKSASQYHSLLMAANQAAVISAAKSASAAGGGGLSKTAMATLVKGAANSAAMAKNAAGSAGAAVNIAKGVANMPVSMGKGAGAGGGAVVPKSGSTSLVTAASSLVSGMATGGGKTSSTLSGMLKVHAGGSNSQQTVLTIPANQLKQLGVTSGSGAMQTILMPLGKVKTEPCAGTAVTAGPSPPATAPIPTSVHIPSAATAVKQEQGADHSMPDLINTEYIETMMQLLTAVVKKFPLIVPDKSEDSHPFCASSTEQYYSWNIGKRRASELQRAVAVKRTIQNVLDHSPRLQALMPPKTREVVQWCRQRGYTPPDPEPQHKNDDESIEDVLTQIDSEPECPTTLSSSDELVLRLEQMQALLKTEPEEADDEIVDIVTVTPPPKLKVKEEEQEADTEPKFFLGPCLTAQFVNEAAQQIGITFQPVEVEKNLFAPVIEDMIVKATEQLASDILREALAGAFAKSPHNRAPREITAMNIHQAICSIPTCDFLTNAHMGYLTKDN; encoded by the exons atgtcggGCATTAAAAGGAAAATAGAAGATTGTGATCCTGACTATGAGGATGTTGCACAAGTCCAAAATAGTAAGAGAAACAAAGCTGCAGAGTTAAGTG CACGAGATGCAACAGTCCAGAAGATAGAAGCCATCATTACTGAGCAGTTCTCTTTGGAGATGAAGAACAAAGAACATGAAATAGATATCATCAGTCAG cGACTTAATGAAGCCCGAAGGATGATGGACAAGTTGAGAGCGTGCATAGTGGCCAATTTCTACGCCAACGCTGGCATGACAAAGCTCCAGGAG AGCTCTAAGAGTGACCCGGCAGCGCTCAACCATCCAGCCATCCGCAGATTCCTGGACTTTCCCTCTCGTTCCTCCTCCCCTCTCAACCAGGGCTCCGAGACGCCTTCGCTGGCCCAGTCCGAGTCGGAGTCTCTCTCGCAGCACGGGGACGCGACTGACAAGGATGGGGAGGGAGTGTGGAGAGAGGACAGTGGCAGGCATGAGCGCAGACCTGGTCGCAACACTGGAAAG GACACATTTGGTGTGCCAACAATGCTGGGAAATGAGCAGAGGATGACGTGCCACACGAGTGGAGACGAGGCATCCAGACTCTATGCAAAGAAGACAATCGTCGTGGGAAACGTTTCCAA ATACATTCCTCCGGATAAGCGTGAGGAGAACGATCAATCGACGCACAAGTGGATGGTGTACGTCAGGGGCTCCAGGAAGGAGCCCAGCATCGACCACTTTGTCAAGAAAGTCTGGTTCTTCTTGCACCCCAGCTATAAACCCAACGACCTGGTGGAAGTCAG TGAGCCTCCATTTCATTTAACCCGTCGCGGTTGGGGCGAGTTTCCTGTCAGGATCCAGATCCACTTCAAAGACCATCGCAACAAACGTATTGACATCATCCATCAGCTGAAG CTTGACCGAACTTACACTGGGCTGCAAACACTCGGGGCCGAGACA GTGGTAGACGTAGAGCTCCAAAGGAACTCTCTTGGCGAGGAATACGTCTTGCTGCCATCTTCCTCCAAGGTGACCCGCAGAGCGAACAGCCCAGTGACCTCTCAGCCTTGCGGACGTTCCAGTTCGCCCATCTCGTATGATTCCAGTTTCGATAAAG CTTCAGTCAAAGCAGAAGCGTGTCGGTCAGCAGGGCGTCACAGCTCAGGCCTCACGGCGGGCGAACGCACGCCGACTCGACCTAAAGCCGCCGACAGGATCACTCTGGGTTGCCACGGCAACTCGGCCTTCCAGCCCATTACGGCAAGCTGCAAGATTGTCCCCCAAGGACAGCCGCCTAGCCCCGCTGACTCTCCTGGGAAGTCGTTCCAACCGATAACGATGAGCTGCAAAATTGTCTCAG GTTCTCCAATCTCTACGCCAAGCCACTCACCGCTGCCTCGCACGCCCACCTCCTCCACCCCTGTCCACAGCAAACAGAGTTCGTCCTCAGTGCTCAACAACCCTTACGTCATCGTGGATAAGCCGGGCCAAGTGACTGGCGTGGCGTCCTCGTCGGCAGCCTCCGCAG GAAGTCCCTCGGCCAAACAATCTGCTGCTCAAGGAACCCGCTCTCCAGCTCCCAAAGTTCACACAGGCACGTTCCTCTCGTCTGGAATGAAA GTTATTATTAAGCAAGAGCCAGGGGAAGTCTCAACacatcagcagcagcaacaacagaTGGCTTCGACAGTAACTACCCAACAGCAACCAGCTGCCACAGCGTCGCatcaatatgtttcagtcaaagGAGGACACATGATCTCCATGTCAGCTCAGAAACAGGCGGGAGGGGGATCAGGAACTGCAACAAACAAG ATGTTAGGTATTCCAGTGAGTTCAACGCTCCAGTCTGCAGTGAAACAGGTGGCCATCAGTAGCGGGCAGATTCTGGTCGCCAAGGGCAACCCCTCGGTCTCCAAGGTGGTGGGTGGGAAGCAGGTTTTGGCTCAGGGGGTAGCAAAAGCCATCGTCAGCGGAGCCAGTGGCATGTCTGGTCAGCAGGCTACAGCCAAGGCAGGCGGGGGTTCAAGTGGCAAGACTGGAG TGATGGCGACTCTTCAGCTGCCTGCCAACAACTTGGCGAATCTTGCCAATTTGCCTCCGGGCACGAAGCTCTACCTGACCACCAACAGCAAGAACCCCTCAGGGAAGGGCAAGCTGCTTCTCATCCCACAGGGAGCCATCCTCCGAGCCTCCAATGCAG GTCAGCAGTCTCAGAGCAGCTCGTCTGCCGGCGCAGGGGGTGGCCAGACTTCCTCAGCTTCCTCATCCAGTTTGCCTTCCAACCTTTCCTACACATCATATATCCTTAAACAGACCCCTCAG GGTACATTTCTAGTGGGCCAGCCATCACAGGGCTCAGGGAAGCAGGGGAGTTCTGGTGCGGCAGCACATACTACGTCATCTCCATCGACCGCTCCTCAGCAGGCCATCAGGGTCACAGCTGGACAGAAAGCTGCCATTTTGGCTCAG GGTGCTCAAGTGAAGTTGTCAGACGGCTCGGTGAAGACGGTGACAGCGGCGGGCCATTTGTCCAAGCCGGGGATGACTACACTGAGAGTGAGCGGCGGAGTCATCACCGCCGCTAGCTCCACTCCCAGCGCCGTCAGCTCTGTGGCAGCCGGCAACCAGCAGCAG GCTTCTGAAGGTGGgaagtccgcctcccagtaccaCTCCCTCTTGATGGCAGCCAATCAAGCAGCAGTGATCAGTGCGGCTAAGAGCGCCAGTGctgcaggaggcggcggcctgTCGAAGACCGCCATGGCCACCTTGGTTAAAGGTGCCGCAAACTCTGCCGCAATGGCCAAAAATGCTGCTGGTTCAGCTGGTGCTGCGGTAAACATCGCCAAAGGCGTCGCCAACATGCCTGTCAGCATGGGAAAGGGTGCAGGCGCAGGCGGTGGCGCCGTTGTACCGAAAAGCGGTAGTACATCACTCGTCACAGCAGCATCATCGCTGGTCAGTGGCATGGCGACAGGAGGTGGAAAGACTTCTTCAACCCTATCAG GCATGCTGAAAGTCCACGCTGGAGGTTCCAACTCACAACAGACAGTCTTGACTATCCCTGCTAACCAGTTGAAACAGTTGGGGGTGACCAGTGGGTCTGGAGCAATGCAGACCATACTCATGCCTCTTGGCAAAG TGAAGACGGAGCCGTGTGCTGGCACAGCTGTCACAGCCGGTCCGTCACCCCCGGCAACAGCCCCCATCCCCACATCTGTCCACATTCCGTCTGCAGCCACCGCGGTCAAGCAAGAGCAAGGCGCCGATCATTCTATGCCTGACCTCATCAA CACGGAGTACATAGAGACAATGATGCAGCTGCTGACAGCTGTAGTGAAAAAGTTTCCTCTCATTGTGCCAGACAAGT CTGAAGACTCGCATCCATTCTGTGCCTCTTCAACAGAACAGTATTATTCCTGGAATATTGGAAAACGCAGGGCATCAGAG ctTCAGCGGGCAGTGGCCGTCAAGCGGACCATCCAGAACGTGCTGGATCACTCGCCTCGCCTCCAGGCTCTGATGCCCCCAAAGACCAGGGAGGTCGTTCAGTGGTGTCGGCAGAGGGGCTACACCCCGCCCGACCCCGAACCCCAGCACAAGAATGACGACGAGTCCATCGAGGACGTCCTCACGCAGATTGACAGCGAGCCAG AGTGTCCCACCACGCTGAGCAGCAGCGACGAGCTGGTGCTGCGGTTGGAGCAGATGCAAGCCCTGCTGAAGACCGAACCGGAGGAGGCCGACGACGAGATCGTCGACATCGTCACTGTGACACCGCCGCCGAAACTCAAAGtcaaggaggaggagcaggaggccgACACGGAGCCCAAATTCTTCTTGGGGCCTTGCTTGACGGCCCAGTTTGTCAATGAAGCAGCTCAGCAG ATTGGAATCACCTTCCAGCCGGTGGAGGTGGAGAAGAACCTCTTTGCTCCGGTGATTGAAGACATGATTGTGAAG GCAACAGAGCAGTTGGCCAGTGACATCCTGAGAGAAGCTCTGGCCGGTGCCTTCGCCAAATCTCCTCACAACAG GGCTCCAAGAGAAATCACAGCCATGAACATCCACCAAGCCATCTGTAGCATCCCAACCTGCGACTTCCTCACCAACGCGCACATGGGTTACCTGACTAAGGACAACTGA
- the yeats2 gene encoding YEATS domain-containing protein 2 isoform X1: MSGIKRKIEDCDPDYEDVAQVQNSKRNKAAELSARDATVQKIEAIITEQFSLEMKNKEHEIDIISQRLNEARRMMDKLRACIVANFYANAGMTKLQESSKSDPAALNHPAIRRFLDFPSRSSSPLNQGSETPSLAQSESESLSQHGDATDKDGEGVWREDSGRHERRPGRNTGKDTFGVPTMLGNEQRMTCHTSGDEASRLYAKKTIVVGNVSKYIPPDKREENDQSTHKWMVYVRGSRKEPSIDHFVKKVWFFLHPSYKPNDLVEVSEPPFHLTRRGWGEFPVRIQIHFKDHRNKRIDIIHQLKLDRTYTGLQTLGAETVVDVELQRNSLGEEYVLLPSSSKVTRRANSPVTSQPCGRSSSPISYDSSFDKASVKAEACRSAGRHSSGLTAGERTPTRPKAADRITLGCHGNSAFQPITASCKIVPQGQPPSPADSPGKSFQPITMSCKIVSGSPISTPSHSPLPRTPTSSTPVHSKQSSSSVLNNPYVIVDKPGQVTGVASSSAASAGSPSAKQSAAQGTRSPAPKVHTGTFLSSGMKVIIKQEPGEVSTHQQQQQQMASTVTTQQQPAATASHQYVSVKGGHMISMSAQKQAGGGSGTATNKMLGIPVSSTLQSAVKQVAISSGQILVAKGNPSVSKVVGGKQVLAQGVAKAIVSGASGMSGQQATAKAGGGSSGKTGVMATLQLPANNLANLANLPPGTKLYLTTNSKNPSGKGKLLLIPQGAILRASNAGQQSQSSSSAGAGGGQTSSASSSSLPSNLSYTSYILKQTPQGTFLVGQPSQGSGKQGSSGAAAHTTSSPSTAPQQAIRVTAGQKAAILAQMVGGSQGAQVKLSDGSVKTVTAAGHLSKPGMTTLRVSGGVITAASSTPSAVSSVAAGNQQQASEGGKSASQYHSLLMAANQAAVISAAKSASAAGGGGLSKTAMATLVKGAANSAAMAKNAAGSAGAAVNIAKGVANMPVSMGKGAGAGGGAVVPKSGSTSLVTAASSLVSGMATGGGKTSSTLSGMLKVHAGGSNSQQTVLTIPANQLKQLGVTSGSGAMQTILMPLGKVKTEPCAGTAVTAGPSPPATAPIPTSVHIPSAATAVKQEQGADHSMPDLINTEYIETMMQLLTAVVKKFPLIVPDKSEDSHPFCASSTEQYYSWNIGKRRASELQRAVAVKRTIQNVLDHSPRLQALMPPKTREVVQWCRQRGYTPPDPEPQHKNDDESIEDVLTQIDSEPECPTTLSSSDELVLRLEQMQALLKTEPEEADDEIVDIVTVTPPPKLKVKEEEQEADTEPKFFLGPCLTAQFVNEAAQQIGITFQPVEVEKNLFAPVIEDMIVKATEQLASDILREALAGAFAKSPHNRAPREITAMNIHQAICSIPTCDFLTNAHMGYLTKDN, from the exons atgtcggGCATTAAAAGGAAAATAGAAGATTGTGATCCTGACTATGAGGATGTTGCACAAGTCCAAAATAGTAAGAGAAACAAAGCTGCAGAGTTAAGTG CACGAGATGCAACAGTCCAGAAGATAGAAGCCATCATTACTGAGCAGTTCTCTTTGGAGATGAAGAACAAAGAACATGAAATAGATATCATCAGTCAG cGACTTAATGAAGCCCGAAGGATGATGGACAAGTTGAGAGCGTGCATAGTGGCCAATTTCTACGCCAACGCTGGCATGACAAAGCTCCAGGAG AGCTCTAAGAGTGACCCGGCAGCGCTCAACCATCCAGCCATCCGCAGATTCCTGGACTTTCCCTCTCGTTCCTCCTCCCCTCTCAACCAGGGCTCCGAGACGCCTTCGCTGGCCCAGTCCGAGTCGGAGTCTCTCTCGCAGCACGGGGACGCGACTGACAAGGATGGGGAGGGAGTGTGGAGAGAGGACAGTGGCAGGCATGAGCGCAGACCTGGTCGCAACACTGGAAAG GACACATTTGGTGTGCCAACAATGCTGGGAAATGAGCAGAGGATGACGTGCCACACGAGTGGAGACGAGGCATCCAGACTCTATGCAAAGAAGACAATCGTCGTGGGAAACGTTTCCAA ATACATTCCTCCGGATAAGCGTGAGGAGAACGATCAATCGACGCACAAGTGGATGGTGTACGTCAGGGGCTCCAGGAAGGAGCCCAGCATCGACCACTTTGTCAAGAAAGTCTGGTTCTTCTTGCACCCCAGCTATAAACCCAACGACCTGGTGGAAGTCAG TGAGCCTCCATTTCATTTAACCCGTCGCGGTTGGGGCGAGTTTCCTGTCAGGATCCAGATCCACTTCAAAGACCATCGCAACAAACGTATTGACATCATCCATCAGCTGAAG CTTGACCGAACTTACACTGGGCTGCAAACACTCGGGGCCGAGACA GTGGTAGACGTAGAGCTCCAAAGGAACTCTCTTGGCGAGGAATACGTCTTGCTGCCATCTTCCTCCAAGGTGACCCGCAGAGCGAACAGCCCAGTGACCTCTCAGCCTTGCGGACGTTCCAGTTCGCCCATCTCGTATGATTCCAGTTTCGATAAAG CTTCAGTCAAAGCAGAAGCGTGTCGGTCAGCAGGGCGTCACAGCTCAGGCCTCACGGCGGGCGAACGCACGCCGACTCGACCTAAAGCCGCCGACAGGATCACTCTGGGTTGCCACGGCAACTCGGCCTTCCAGCCCATTACGGCAAGCTGCAAGATTGTCCCCCAAGGACAGCCGCCTAGCCCCGCTGACTCTCCTGGGAAGTCGTTCCAACCGATAACGATGAGCTGCAAAATTGTCTCAG GTTCTCCAATCTCTACGCCAAGCCACTCACCGCTGCCTCGCACGCCCACCTCCTCCACCCCTGTCCACAGCAAACAGAGTTCGTCCTCAGTGCTCAACAACCCTTACGTCATCGTGGATAAGCCGGGCCAAGTGACTGGCGTGGCGTCCTCGTCGGCAGCCTCCGCAG GAAGTCCCTCGGCCAAACAATCTGCTGCTCAAGGAACCCGCTCTCCAGCTCCCAAAGTTCACACAGGCACGTTCCTCTCGTCTGGAATGAAA GTTATTATTAAGCAAGAGCCAGGGGAAGTCTCAACacatcagcagcagcaacaacagaTGGCTTCGACAGTAACTACCCAACAGCAACCAGCTGCCACAGCGTCGCatcaatatgtttcagtcaaagGAGGACACATGATCTCCATGTCAGCTCAGAAACAGGCGGGAGGGGGATCAGGAACTGCAACAAACAAG ATGTTAGGTATTCCAGTGAGTTCAACGCTCCAGTCTGCAGTGAAACAGGTGGCCATCAGTAGCGGGCAGATTCTGGTCGCCAAGGGCAACCCCTCGGTCTCCAAGGTGGTGGGTGGGAAGCAGGTTTTGGCTCAGGGGGTAGCAAAAGCCATCGTCAGCGGAGCCAGTGGCATGTCTGGTCAGCAGGCTACAGCCAAGGCAGGCGGGGGTTCAAGTGGCAAGACTGGAG TGATGGCGACTCTTCAGCTGCCTGCCAACAACTTGGCGAATCTTGCCAATTTGCCTCCGGGCACGAAGCTCTACCTGACCACCAACAGCAAGAACCCCTCAGGGAAGGGCAAGCTGCTTCTCATCCCACAGGGAGCCATCCTCCGAGCCTCCAATGCAG GTCAGCAGTCTCAGAGCAGCTCGTCTGCCGGCGCAGGGGGTGGCCAGACTTCCTCAGCTTCCTCATCCAGTTTGCCTTCCAACCTTTCCTACACATCATATATCCTTAAACAGACCCCTCAG GGTACATTTCTAGTGGGCCAGCCATCACAGGGCTCAGGGAAGCAGGGGAGTTCTGGTGCGGCAGCACATACTACGTCATCTCCATCGACCGCTCCTCAGCAGGCCATCAGGGTCACAGCTGGACAGAAAGCTGCCATTTTGGCTCAG ATGGTTGGCGGTTCCCAGGGTGCTCAAGTGAAGTTGTCAGACGGCTCGGTGAAGACGGTGACAGCGGCGGGCCATTTGTCCAAGCCGGGGATGACTACACTGAGAGTGAGCGGCGGAGTCATCACCGCCGCTAGCTCCACTCCCAGCGCCGTCAGCTCTGTGGCAGCCGGCAACCAGCAGCAG GCTTCTGAAGGTGGgaagtccgcctcccagtaccaCTCCCTCTTGATGGCAGCCAATCAAGCAGCAGTGATCAGTGCGGCTAAGAGCGCCAGTGctgcaggaggcggcggcctgTCGAAGACCGCCATGGCCACCTTGGTTAAAGGTGCCGCAAACTCTGCCGCAATGGCCAAAAATGCTGCTGGTTCAGCTGGTGCTGCGGTAAACATCGCCAAAGGCGTCGCCAACATGCCTGTCAGCATGGGAAAGGGTGCAGGCGCAGGCGGTGGCGCCGTTGTACCGAAAAGCGGTAGTACATCACTCGTCACAGCAGCATCATCGCTGGTCAGTGGCATGGCGACAGGAGGTGGAAAGACTTCTTCAACCCTATCAG GCATGCTGAAAGTCCACGCTGGAGGTTCCAACTCACAACAGACAGTCTTGACTATCCCTGCTAACCAGTTGAAACAGTTGGGGGTGACCAGTGGGTCTGGAGCAATGCAGACCATACTCATGCCTCTTGGCAAAG TGAAGACGGAGCCGTGTGCTGGCACAGCTGTCACAGCCGGTCCGTCACCCCCGGCAACAGCCCCCATCCCCACATCTGTCCACATTCCGTCTGCAGCCACCGCGGTCAAGCAAGAGCAAGGCGCCGATCATTCTATGCCTGACCTCATCAA CACGGAGTACATAGAGACAATGATGCAGCTGCTGACAGCTGTAGTGAAAAAGTTTCCTCTCATTGTGCCAGACAAGT CTGAAGACTCGCATCCATTCTGTGCCTCTTCAACAGAACAGTATTATTCCTGGAATATTGGAAAACGCAGGGCATCAGAG ctTCAGCGGGCAGTGGCCGTCAAGCGGACCATCCAGAACGTGCTGGATCACTCGCCTCGCCTCCAGGCTCTGATGCCCCCAAAGACCAGGGAGGTCGTTCAGTGGTGTCGGCAGAGGGGCTACACCCCGCCCGACCCCGAACCCCAGCACAAGAATGACGACGAGTCCATCGAGGACGTCCTCACGCAGATTGACAGCGAGCCAG AGTGTCCCACCACGCTGAGCAGCAGCGACGAGCTGGTGCTGCGGTTGGAGCAGATGCAAGCCCTGCTGAAGACCGAACCGGAGGAGGCCGACGACGAGATCGTCGACATCGTCACTGTGACACCGCCGCCGAAACTCAAAGtcaaggaggaggagcaggaggccgACACGGAGCCCAAATTCTTCTTGGGGCCTTGCTTGACGGCCCAGTTTGTCAATGAAGCAGCTCAGCAG ATTGGAATCACCTTCCAGCCGGTGGAGGTGGAGAAGAACCTCTTTGCTCCGGTGATTGAAGACATGATTGTGAAG GCAACAGAGCAGTTGGCCAGTGACATCCTGAGAGAAGCTCTGGCCGGTGCCTTCGCCAAATCTCCTCACAACAG GGCTCCAAGAGAAATCACAGCCATGAACATCCACCAAGCCATCTGTAGCATCCCAACCTGCGACTTCCTCACCAACGCGCACATGGGTTACCTGACTAAGGACAACTGA